The following proteins are encoded in a genomic region of Zea mays cultivar B73 chromosome 9, Zm-B73-REFERENCE-NAM-5.0, whole genome shotgun sequence:
- the LOC100501485 gene encoding uncharacterized protein LOC100501485 precursor — translation MAMGVATRICFVVPVLICTSSRGGRAATFTFVNRCAATVWPGIQSNAGSSRLDPTGFALPAGASRAVPAPSGWSGRVWARTGCAQDAASGKVACATGDCGSGSLECDGRNAATPATLAEFTLDPAGGNDFYDVSLVDGYNLPVVVEPAGGGGGGATTTCAAAGCAADLSERCPAELRAEGGAGCRSACDAFGRPEYCCSGAYASPSTCRPTAYSQLFKSACLRSYSYAYDDPTSTFTCAGGRDYTITFCPVAPPSLKSSSGPGATAAAPAGPTPQMPRLAGGQGGGPDGQGVMLGDSSWLASLATGAAPPGPALRASPLVPLLLGVGGLLLVL, via the exons ATGGCCATGGGAGTTGCAACAAGAATTTGCTTCGTAGTTCCTGTTCTGATCTGCACATCTTCCAGAG GAGGGAGGGCCGCGACATTCACGTTCGTGAACAGGTGCGCGGCGACGGTGTGGCCGGGCATCCAGTCGAACGCGGGGAGCTCGAGGCTGGACCCGACGGGCTTCGCGCTGCCCGCGGGCGCGTCGCGCGCGGTGCCGGCGCCGTCGGGGTGGTCCGGCCGGGTCTGGGCGCGCACGGGCTGCGCGCAGGACGCCGCTAGCGGGAAGGTGGCGTGCGCCACGGGCGACTGCGGCTCGGGGTCCCTGGAGTGCGACGGGCGGAACGCGGCGACGCCGGCGACGCTGGCCGAGTTCACGCTGGACCCCGCCGGCGGCAACGACTTCTACGACGTCAGCCTCGTGGACGGCTACAACCTGCCGGTCGTGGTGGAGcccgcagggggcggcggcggcggcgccacgACGACGTGCGCCGCGGCCGGGTGCGCGGCGGACCTGAGCGAGCGGTGCCCCGCGGAGCTGCGCGCCGAGGGCGGCGCCGGCTGCCGCAGCGCGTGCGACGCCTTCGGCAGGCCCGAGTACTGCTGCAGCGGCGCCTACGCCAGccccagcacctgccgccccaccGCCTACTCGCAGCTGTTCAAGTCCGCGTGCCTCAGGTCGTACAGCTACGCCTACGACGACCCCACCAGCACCTtcacctgcgccggcggccgcgacTACACCATCACCTTCTGTCCCGTCGCGCCACCAAG CCTGAAATCGTCGAGCGGCCCTGGAGCAACGGCGGCGGCACCGGCAGGCCCGACGCCGCAGATGCCGCGGCTGGCAGGTGGGCAAGGCGGCGGCCCGGACGGGCAGGGCGTGATGCTGGGCGACAGCTCCTGGCTCGCCAGCCTCGCCacgggcgccgcgccgccggggccggCGCTCCGGGCCTCGCCCCTCGTGCCGCTCCTGCTCGGAGTCGGCGGCCTGCTGCTGGTGCTGTAG